TTGCTGAGATTTTGGTGTACCGTAGGCAGAAACAACATCGCCATCCTTCAGTGCTCTTGCCCTGAAATAATAGGTCGTGTGATCCTCAAGACCACTGACTACCCTACTGTTTTCACTTAAAGTTACCGTCTGCTTGTCGGTGGTAAAGTTGATATCCTTGGCCCATTCGAGCTGATAACCTGTGGCATCCGTAACCGTTGCCCATGATACCGCTATGCTACTTTCCGTTACCGTCCCAAAACTCAAATCAGGGACACCCAAAGTAGCGGTGGTAAAGTTATTGGAAGCTGAAACCGTTTCTTCCGTCAGGTGAACAGCCATAATACGCACCCAGTATTGGGTGGCAGATTTTAGGCCCGTCAGGTTTGCTGAAGTAACATTCCCCACAGGCAACTGCTGATAACTTGCAAAGCTATTGTCCTCTGAAAACTGTACCGTATAGCTATTGGCGTTCATGGCTGCTGACCAACTTACCGTTGCCGAAGTATAATCTGGCGTACTGACTGTTGGTGCGCCCACCGTTCCAAGCGCTTGCGTAGTGGTGCTTTCGCTTGCCGTGAATTTCGACAAGGCGCCATCCGCTTTTGCTCTGAGTTTTACATAGTAAAGGGTATTGTTCGACAAGCCTGTTACCGTCTGACTCGTTGCGCCCACAACTGGATTATAGCGAGTGCTGTTGCTGAAATTTGACTGTTCCGCAATCAGCAAAATATAACCCTCTGTTGCTTCCGCCAGGTGATCCCACTGCACCTCAAACTCCGTGAGTGTCTCCGATCCGAGGCTCAACCCTGTTGGAACAGGAACTTCTTTTGTTGTTCCTGAAATGGTCGTCGAATATTCTGATATCTGACCGCCAATGATCGAGGCCACGGCAAAGTAATACGTTTCGTTTTGCTTCAGCCCCTCTACCGAATAGGTCAGGATGTTACCGTCGAGATTCACTACCGACGCATCCGACAAGTCCGAAGCCAAACCATATTTTACCAGGAATCCGGTTTCTTCCCCTGAATTTCCTGTATTTTTCGTCCACTCGATTTTTACTGAAGTGTAAGTCGTTTCCGCAGGGCTCGATACCGCAGGGGCAAGCACCGCCGAAGTCATAACATCTACTTTTGGCAATCGCTCTGCTGAGGCATGTCCATTGTGTACGCCCTTCACGGTATAATAATATGTCGAAGACTGCTCCAATCCTGTTATAGGATAAGCGGTTACGTTGCCCACATTGATCTCCTGTGTGGCCTCACCGTCTTTGTTAACCACAAGGATATAGCCGTCGGTTGGTCCGTAATCAATGGCTTGCCAGTTGGCCGTAAAACCATCCACAGTAATGTTCGTCGCGGCACTGAGTGACGGAACTGGCATGGCCGAAGTAGTGGCGATCACCTGATCAGAATAGTCAGAAAAATGATCTGAAATATAAGCCTTTAACCTGATGTAATAAAGTGTTCCAGGCTTCAGTCCGGTCAGGTTCGCAGATGTTGAACCTACGGTCAGTTGCTCCGTTGGCGTAAAGTTAGATTGCTCTGAATACTCCACACGGTAGCTTGTAGCACCGCTTACCGCTGGCCAGGCCACGGTCATGTCATTGTAGCTATTTACCGTTACCGAACTAATCTCCGGTTTTTCCAAAGTTTCGGTCGTCGCAGTGATCGCTGGTGTCGAGAAATCAGATTTCTCCGCATTGTAAACCGATCGGATTCTGAAATGATAAGTCGTTCCCGGATTAAGATTCTCCAGACTGTGGCTGCTACCACTCACCGCAATTACCGTCGATGGGCTGAAAGCACCGGATTCCGAATACTCAATTTCATAACTTCCCGCCAACGCGTTCGCCGTCCAGCTCAATGGAATTGTATAGAAAGTGGTGGTACCCACAGCAAAATCTGCCGGTGCACTCAATGTCTTCGTTGTTGCTGCCTCCGCAGTGCTGCTCACACGGTATGTTGATCCGTAAATACCCGTAACCGTAATGGTATAAGCCTTATTGTTGGCAAGGCTGCCCACCGTGTAGGTGTTGACATTTCCCACATTCATTGTTTTGTTGGTGCTTCCACCCACAACCTTTACTTCATAACTTTCGAAGTCGGTGCCAGTCCAGCTGATCATCAGCGCATCAGGAGTACTCCCCACTGGCGAGCTGATCGCCGGCTTGGCGATGCTGCTGGTGGTGATGTCGCTTGTGGCTGAATAAGCCGTCGAATATTCATTCACCCACGCTTTCATTCGCACATAATATGTGGTGTTCGGCAACAGGTTAGGAATCACGACCGTGGTCAGGTTACCATCCGGCACAACCACCTGCCCTGCTGAAGCAAAACCATTGTCCGTCGCATATTCTACCGTGTAGGAAGTCGCAAGGTCCACCTTGTTCCATTCCACTGCAAACTGATTGAAAGTTTGATCTTTCAGTGCCGTAATGGTAGGTGTACTCATCGCATCTGTTGCGCCACTGATTTTCGCAGAAAAGTCCGATTTCACATTGTTGTAAACCGATCGGATGGTAAAGTAATACATGGTGCCTGGCAGTAAATTCCCAAGCGAATGACTCGTGCCTGTCAGGTCGGCAATGACCACGGCATCACTCATATCCGCATTCACGCTATAAGCAATTTCATATTGCTGGGCATCCATTGCGGCAGTCCACGTCAAATTAATATTGTTGAAGTCCTTCGATGCCACGCTAAATCCTGTAGGCGCCAGCAGTCCTTTGGTGGTAACGTCATCAGTAGGTCCATCCACGGTGTAGGTCGCACCATACAAACCGACCACTTTCACGGTGTAGGCCGTTGCCAGCTCCAGATTACTGATGCGGTAACTTTTGCTTCCACCGGTGTTAATCACCTGATCTTTTCCGCCAGAAAGGTGAATTTCATAGCTGTCGAAATCATTTGCCGTCCATGAAACGTCAAAGGCATCCTGCGTTACATTACTGAATACAAGTGCCGTTGGGGCATCCATATTGGTGGTTGTGAATGTTTTCACGTCTGCGTAATCACTGAAGTGATCTGAAATCCAGGCACGCATTCTTACGTGGTAAGGCGTGTTTGGCATCAGGCCTGCCAGGTCCGTCGAGGTGATTGTTCCGTCAGCAACTTCCACCTGCGTTGCGGCAGTGAAAGAGGCATCCGTCGCAAACTCAACGGTATAGCGGCTCGCATTGCTGATTTCATTCCAGTGAGCTTTGGCAGATTTAAACCCGATATTATCTATGGTGGTCAGTACTGGTTTTTCCAGTGCGAGGGTCGAGGCGGTCAAATCAGCTGAAAATTCAGAACGCTGCGCATTGTAGGCTGATCTTATTCTGAAATAATAGGAAGTGCCCGGCTTCAGGTTGTTCAATGTATGCGAAGTACCATTCACTGAAATTAAAGTCGATGAGGTGTAACCGCTGTTATCCGCATATTCAATTTCATAAGCACCTGCATTTGTAACTTCAGCCCAGTTCAGCGTAATTTTATTGAAATCTGCTGTACCCGCCGTAAAGCCTGAAGGTGTATTCAGCTTTTGGGTAGTTGCGGTTTTAGCCGCTGAACTTACTTTGTAGCTGGTGGCATAAACCCCACTGACGGTGAAAGTATAGCTTGAATGATGCGTTAAGCTGCCATAACTCCAGCTGTTTACACTCCCTACATTAATGGTTTCATCCATGCCGGGGCCTGTCATATGGACCTCATAACTTTCGAAATGGTCACCAGTCCAGCTGAACGACAAAGCATCAGGCAAAGCCGTAACTGTAGCCGCAATTACGGGAGCATCGATTTGCTCCGTCGTGGTGTTCAGCACATTGGAATAGGCGGTGGCGAAACCATCCACCCACGCTTTCATGCGCACATAATAAGTGGTGTTCGGCACAAGTCCAGGAATGGCAACCGAAGTGGCTGGCGCTGTGACGGTCAACTGACCTGCATTTGTAAATGCATTATCAGTAGCATACTCAATTGTATAGCTTGTTGCCTTGTCAACGGTATTCCATTCTGCGGTAAACGCATTGAAAGTCTGACCGGAAAGTTGTGTAACCACCGGCGTCGCAAGGTTATCCGTTCCACCGCTGATCGGCGATGAATAGCTTGATTTTACTTTATTGTAAACACTTCGGATTTTGAAGTGATATGTTGTTCCTGGCAATAGGCTCGTCAGGCTGTAATCGGTGCCACTGATCGCTGTCACCAATACCTGATCACTGAAAGCCGCATCGGTAGCGTAGGCCAGTTCATAAGACTGGGCATCAGCTGCAGCAGTCCACTGCAAATGAATTTCATTGAAGTTCACCGACGAAATACTGAAATCTTCAGGCGCTAAAAGGTCTTCGGTGGTTGTGCTTTTCACCACACTTGCTGCCTTATACACTGGGCCATACAATCCATAAACCTGTACAGAATAGTCTGTTGCTTTTTGCAGATCGGTAAAGGTATAACTGAAGTTATTGCCCACATTGACCACCGCTGTGCTTCCGCCGGAAAGGTGTAGTTCATAGCTTTCGAAATCATCCCCCATCCAGCTTACCGTGAAACCATCCTGCTCCACCGTACTGATCAACACCATCGAAGGTGCAGTCATTCCTGAGGTCGTGAAGTCCAACGGCTCAGAATATGCACTGAAGTGATCTGAAATCCAGGCACGCATTCTTACGTGGTAAGACGTGTTTGGCATCAGACCTTCCAATTTCACATGCTCGAGTGAACCATCCGTCACTTCTATCTGCGTTGCGGCTGAGAAAGAGGCGTCTATCGCATATTCAATTGTATAGCGGCTTGCATTACTCACCGCATTCCAGTTCGCTTGCGCTGATTTAAAATCGATTTCGTCGATATTGGTCAGTACCGGTTTCTCCAAAGCAAGTGAAGTCGCTGTAATGGCCGCTGAATAATCTGACAGTTGGGTATTATATACCGAACGGAGTCTAAAATAATATTTCGTACCTGGCAACAGATTGTCGAGTTTGAACGCACTTCCTGAGACGATCACGGTTTTAGGATCCGAGCTAAAGGCAGCATCAACAGCATACTGAAGTTCATATTTCTGTGCGTCATCAGCAATGTTCCAGCTGAGATCGATCGCGTTAAAACTCACACCGTCCACAGCCAAATTCGTTGGGGCCAATAGATCTTTAGTGGTTACCGTTTTCTCGGTTGATTCCACCTTGTAACTGCCATTATATACCCCCGAAACGGATACTTGATATACTGTATTTCTCTCAAGGTTACTCACCAAATAAGTAGTGCTGCTTCCTGCGCGCTCTACCCGGCTGGTTCCTCCAGAGATATTAATTTCATATTCATCAAAATCATCTTCCAACCACGAGATGGTAAACTGATCCTGGGTAATGGATGAGATCATCAGCCCATCCGGTGCAGGAATCGCTTCAGTGGTGGTGTTTTCAGCATCAGAAAAAGCACTGAAATGATCCGTAATCCAGGCACGTACCCGTACATAATAGGTTTTCGCTGGCTGAAGGTCTGTTAATGCCAACGAACCGACATCACCATCCGGGATCGCACGTTCGCTTGCCGTACTGAAATCAGCAAATTCACTGTATTGCAGCGTATAGCTGGTGGCATTTTCTACCAGTTCCCAATGGGCGGTAAATCCGCTGAAGACAACATCTGTGGATGTTTTCATCACCGGCTTGGCCAGGTCAAGGGTGCTGGCATCAGCCGACGCAAAGGAATCTGACTTTTCAGTATCATATAAACTGTAAAGCTTGAAATACCAATGGGTTCCGGCTTTCAGTCCAGTGAGTTTAAAGCTTGTACCGGTAACGTTGGTCGTTTTTGGGTTGCTGAAGGTCGCCTCATCTGCCCAGGCCAACTGATAGCCGTTGGCATTGGCTTCCGCATCCCAACTTAAATCCATGCTGTTGAAAGTAATATTGCTGATGGCCAAATTTGTTGGTGCCACAAGCGCAAGGGTATTCACCGCCTGCGGCTCAGACCATTCAGAATAATGACTGTTGTACCAGCCCCGCACACGGTAGAAATAGGCTTTATTTTTCGACAGTTCAGCGAAATCATAGCTGTTGGCGGTACCTACTTTAAAGGTCGGCTCACTGCCTACGCTTGAGGTGGTCCCCATCCAGATTTCATATTCTGTTTCATAGCCCATCACCGTCGCCGACCAGTTCGCCCTGAATCCTGCGGCAGTAACAGCGGTAGCCTCATTCACTGCCGGCACTTCAAGCGCAGGGGTTTTCAGCTGCTCCACAGAAGAATACTGCGAGTAATGATCCCCTACCTTGGCCCTGAACCTTACATGATAAAGCTGATCAGGCGCCAGGCCGGTAATGGTATGCGCCAAAGATGATGCGCCTAAAGTCATGCGTTGTGGGCTGACAAAAGAGGCCTCCGTAGACCATTCCAGTTCATATTCGGTGGCCAGCTCTACCGCTTCCCAACTCGCTTGCATGGTATTGTAAGTCGCATCCGCCAGGGCAAGACCTTTAGGCTCTACCAAAATTAAGGTCGATACCCGGATTTCTGTACTTTTTCCAGACTGCTCCCCTTTATAGTTGGCACGCACACTGAAATAGCGATTGGTGCCCGGACTAAGATCGGCGATGTTATAGGTCGTTGTATTGGCAGGAATAGCGATTTGCTGTGCGGAGGCGTTATTTACTGTGCTCGACACAAACAGGGTATAGGAAGTTACCGGACTTACGGCATCCCATTCTATGGCCATACTGTAAAAATCTACCGACTTTTCACGCAAGTTTTCTGGCGTTGCCAAGTCGATGGTTTCCTGCATCGTTATGGTTGAGAAGGCTGATCTGTTGCCCTCAAAAACTCCTCGAATTCTGAAATAATAGGCGGTATTTTTCTGCAAACCGCCCAGCGTGTAAGCCGTCGAGTTCAGGTTCAATACATTAACATCGGTATTGAAATCGGCATCTGTAGAATATTCCGCTTCATAAACATTGGAATAAGGCACCGCTGTCCAGGCCAAAGAAATCTCATCAGGATTTGTAGATCCTGTCGTGGTAAACTGTGGTACTTCAAGTGTTCTCGTGCTCACGGGTTGCACCTCAGAAATAGGTGACTGATGCTGCTGATAATGTGCCTGCAACCAGAAATAATAGGTATTGGCCGGCTGTAAAGCGCTTACCGTCTGACTCGTTCCAATCACAGGAATAGCGATGGCCTGGCCAATATCATTGGTCGCTGACCAGTACAACGTGTACTTATCCGCCTTAAAACCTCCCGCAACAACCTCATGCCACTGAAGCATAATGTTGGTATAGTTGCTTTGCACCACCATTGGCGGTGATGGCTGGCTGTAGAAAAGAGTTTGTGCAGAAAACTCCTCAGGCGTATCAGAATATTCATTTCCAAAACGGGAATACAGTCTGAAATAGCGATAAGTCGCCGGTTGCAGGTTCTGAAGCATGTAGGAGTTGACGGACAATTCAAGCACAACAGGCTCGTCGGAATAATCCTCACGCTCATAGATCGCCAGGCGATAGCCCGTAGCATCTGTTACCACCTGCCAGCTTGGTTGCATCGAGTTAAAAGTCAGGTCGATGCCCACCAATGTTGGCGAGTTCAGTCCGAGGGTTTGCCCTTGCTCAACCGCTGACCATGCTGAAGAAAAATGCTTGAACAATCCCTTCACCCGATATTTATAGGTCGTGGCTTTCTGCAGATTTTCTGCCAGAAAAGTGGTTTCGCCCGTAAGGGTTACATTCACACTATCAGACCAGTCGCTTTTAGTTGCATATTGCAACAAGTAATCTCCTGCGGCACCCTGACCATGATAATCAACCGGTGACCAGCTGAATTTCAGTGCGTCAATTGCTTCTTCAGTAGTTTCAAGATCCTGTGGTACCGCTAAATCCGCCGTAGCAAAAGTATAAGCCACAGAATAATCAGAGTAAAACAGTTTTCCTTCTTCAAAAACTGCGCGGACTTTGAATTTATAACCTTCCCCATTCGGGATCAAATCATTTGGTGTCGTAAAACTGGTGGTTTCTGAATAACCGTAGCGGAATTCCCCGGCGTCAAAGCGCAGGGTTTCATCAAACAATACCTCAAATCCAACAGGGGCAATATTGTCATACCTGTGCATCCAATCCAGGTGGGCGGTATCGTAGCCGTTTTCAGATGCCGGCATATAAGGAGCCCTCAAAACCTCCGTCGCCACAGGATTATCGAGAATAGAAGTCGATCGTGACTCTACCTCTTCAAAAACACTTACAATTCTTACCTGATACTTTTCGTCGGGTTCCAGTCCTTCAATAAAAGTTTCAGACTCCGTGTCCGCCACTTCTTTGGTTTTCACCGACTCCTCGCTATCCCCTTCTCTATAATAGTAGATGCGGTATTTGTCGATATGCTCCTTGGGTGTCCATGCGACTTTGAGCTTCGTTAAGTAAACACCTGATACGGTGAAATCTGTTGGCGCAGGGACCTGCTCGGTATTGGCCGCAGCATATTCAGAGAAATCACTTTTGGAAGCGTTGTTCAGCTTGTTATTTTTTGCCTGAACACGGAACCTGAACTGCTGATCCGCTTTCAGTGCACGGAATACATAGAAGGTATCCGCAACATTTTTTGCCTGCTTAAAAACGGTTTCATCGAGCGAAAGTAGCTCTACATCGTAATGCGAGGCATACGCTACACCATCCCAGCTGACGGTAATCTCATTTTTCTTATTAACAAACTGTAAGTTACGCGGTGAATGAAACTGTCCGGTGGTTACACTGACAACTTTGGAAGGGTCCGATTGCGTGTAATCATTCTGAACATATACCCGCGCATAATATTTTCTGGGCAACGATTTGGTCGAAGGGGTCAGGCCATTAACTGTTACCACAGAATCACTGCCCACCTTCAATTCAGTATAATAATGTTCCCCATCCTTGAGGAAATCAGGGCTTGATGATACTTCCAAAAAGTAGTTCTTCACCAAAGCGTCATTGTTCCAAACCACACTCATTTGATCCAAGCCCACCTGATCGATATGAATACCAGTAGGTGGGTAAAGCTCGTTCGTTTTAATAAACTCACGATTATAGGTCGTCGCAGAATCTTTGGAATAAATATAGCTCAGGTCCTTCAAGGGTTCTCCCTGATTGTTATATTCCTGATATTCATACATAGAGAAAATCCCTATCCTATATTTGGCATCTGAGCGCAGCTCATCTACCAGTAAATTCAGGCTGTCGACCGCTCCGAGGTCTTTTACCGTAATCTCTTTTTCAAGTTCAAGCAACTCCGAGTTATCATCTGGGCTGGCATCCCAATAAACTTTCACCAGGTAGTGGGTCGCCCCAGCTGCCGGTGGCCAATGAAAGCGGATAGAAGAGGAATTATCCGGGCTCAGTGGCGTAACCAAACCAAGTGGCGCTTTCAATTCACCAATAACCACCTCTTCAATTTCAGAAACCTGTTTTACCTCGCCTCGCGCTTCGGACTTTACTTCGACGATCACTTCATAAAGCTGCTCAGGTACAAGGTTTACCTTATCTTCAATATTGATAAACGTTTCATCGCCATTATTTACTGCCCGCCCATTGGCGTTGGAAAAGTCCCCATTGGAGATGACCTTTCTTTCATACTTTACATTATAAGCTCCCGCTCCAATGATCCGATCCCAGCTGACATTAATTTCTGTGGATTTATCAGAGGAAAGTGTTACTTCTGGTTTAGGGAAAATAAACTCTGGAGATTCCAGGACACATCCTACCATTATGGCCATTGTCAGGGCAATGGCAAAAAAGTAAATCGCTATCCGTCGGGAATTGGTGGAGCGCATGGCAATAGGTTAATGTAAGGTTGAATTCAGGTTTTCACTAAAAATAATATCAAATAAACGTAATAATTTATAAAATTTCAAAAAAAAGTAGTCAAGTGAATGATAACGATCCCATATTTAAAAATAAAATATAGGAAAAGTGTAATTTAATTCAATTGATTAACATTTGAATTTGATCAATTTATTCCGTAC
This genomic stretch from Persicobacter psychrovividus harbors:
- a CDS encoding fibronectin type III domain-containing protein: MRSTNSRRIAIYFFAIALTMAIMVGCVLESPEFIFPKPEVTLSSDKSTEINVSWDRIIGAGAYNVKYERKVISNGDFSNANGRAVNNGDETFINIEDKVNLVPEQLYEVIVEVKSEARGEVKQVSEIEEVVIGELKAPLGLVTPLSPDNSSSIRFHWPPAAGATHYLVKVYWDASPDDNSELLELEKEITVKDLGAVDSLNLLVDELRSDAKYRIGIFSMYEYQEYNNQGEPLKDLSYIYSKDSATTYNREFIKTNELYPPTGIHIDQVGLDQMSVVWNNDALVKNYFLEVSSSPDFLKDGEHYYTELKVGSDSVVTVNGLTPSTKSLPRKYYARVYVQNDYTQSDPSKVVSVTTGQFHSPRNLQFVNKKNEITVSWDGVAYASHYDVELLSLDETVFKQAKNVADTFYVFRALKADQQFRFRVQAKNNKLNNASKSDFSEYAAANTEQVPAPTDFTVSGVYLTKLKVAWTPKEHIDKYRIYYYREGDSEESVKTKEVADTESETFIEGLEPDEKYQVRIVSVFEEVESRSTSILDNPVATEVLRAPYMPASENGYDTAHLDWMHRYDNIAPVGFEVLFDETLRFDAGEFRYGYSETTSFTTPNDLIPNGEGYKFKVRAVFEEGKLFYSDYSVAYTFATADLAVPQDLETTEEAIDALKFSWSPVDYHGQGAAGDYLLQYATKSDWSDSVNVTLTGETTFLAENLQKATTYKYRVKGLFKHFSSAWSAVEQGQTLGLNSPTLVGIDLTFNSMQPSWQVVTDATGYRLAIYEREDYSDEPVVLELSVNSYMLQNLQPATYRYFRLYSRFGNEYSDTPEEFSAQTLFYSQPSPPMVVQSNYTNIMLQWHEVVAGGFKADKYTLYWSATNDIGQAIAIPVIGTSQTVSALQPANTYYFWLQAHYQQHQSPISEVQPVSTRTLEVPQFTTTGSTNPDEISLAWTAVPYSNVYEAEYSTDADFNTDVNVLNLNSTAYTLGGLQKNTAYYFRIRGVFEGNRSAFSTITMQETIDLATPENLREKSVDFYSMAIEWDAVSPVTSYTLFVSSTVNNASAQQIAIPANTTTYNIADLSPGTNRYFSVRANYKGEQSGKSTEIRVSTLILVEPKGLALADATYNTMQASWEAVELATEYELEWSTEASFVSPQRMTLGASSLAHTITGLAPDQLYHVRFRAKVGDHYSQYSSVEQLKTPALEVPAVNEATAVTAAGFRANWSATVMGYETEYEIWMGTTSSVGSEPTFKVGTANSYDFAELSKNKAYFYRVRGWYNSHYSEWSEPQAVNTLALVAPTNLAISNITFNSMDLSWDAEANANGYQLAWADEATFSNPKTTNVTGTSFKLTGLKAGTHWYFKLYSLYDTEKSDSFASADASTLDLAKPVMKTSTDVVFSGFTAHWELVENATSYTLQYSEFADFSTASERAIPDGDVGSLALTDLQPAKTYYVRVRAWITDHFSAFSDAENTTTEAIPAPDGLMISSITQDQFTISWLEDDFDEYEINISGGTSRVERAGSSTTYLVSNLERNTVYQVSVSGVYNGSYKVESTEKTVTTKDLLAPTNLAVDGVSFNAIDLSWNIADDAQKYELQYAVDAAFSSDPKTVIVSGSAFKLDNLLPGTKYYFRLRSVYNTQLSDYSAAITATSLALEKPVLTNIDEIDFKSAQANWNAVSNASRYTIEYAIDASFSAATQIEVTDGSLEHVKLEGLMPNTSYHVRMRAWISDHFSAYSEPLDFTTSGMTAPSMVLISTVEQDGFTVSWMGDDFESYELHLSGGSTAVVNVGNNFSYTFTDLQKATDYSVQVYGLYGPVYKAASVVKSTTTEDLLAPEDFSISSVNFNEIHLQWTAAADAQSYELAYATDAAFSDQVLVTAISGTDYSLTSLLPGTTYHFKIRSVYNKVKSSYSSPISGGTDNLATPVVTQLSGQTFNAFTAEWNTVDKATSYTIEYATDNAFTNAGQLTVTAPATSVAIPGLVPNTTYYVRMKAWVDGFATAYSNVLNTTTEQIDAPVIAATVTALPDALSFSWTGDHFESYEVHMTGPGMDETINVGSVNSWSYGSLTHHSSYTFTVSGVYATSYKVSSAAKTATTQKLNTPSGFTAGTADFNKITLNWAEVTNAGAYEIEYADNSGYTSSTLISVNGTSHTLNNLKPGTSYYFRIRSAYNAQRSEFSADLTASTLALEKPVLTTIDNIGFKSAKAHWNEISNASRYTVEFATDASFTAATQVEVADGTITSTDLAGLMPNTPYHVRMRAWISDHFSDYADVKTFTTTNMDAPTALVFSNVTQDAFDVSWTANDFDSYEIHLSGGKDQVINTGGSKSYRISNLELATAYTVKVVGLYGATYTVDGPTDDVTTKGLLAPTGFSVASKDFNNINLTWTAAMDAQQYEIAYSVNADMSDAVVIADLTGTSHSLGNLLPGTMYYFTIRSVYNNVKSDFSAKISGATDAMSTPTITALKDQTFNQFAVEWNKVDLATSYTVEYATDNGFASAGQVVVPDGNLTTVVIPNLLPNTTYYVRMKAWVNEYSTAYSATSDITTSSIAKPAISSPVGSTPDALMISWTGTDFESYEVKVVGGSTNKTMNVGNVNTYTVGSLANNKAYTITVTGIYGSTYRVSSTAEAATTKTLSAPADFAVGTTTFYTIPLSWTANALAGSYEIEYSESGAFSPSTVIAVSGSSHSLENLNPGTTYHFRIRSVYNAEKSDFSTPAITATTETLEKPEISSVTVNSYNDMTVAWPAVSGATSYRVEYSEQSNFTPTEQLTVGSTSANLTGLKPGTLYYIRLKAYISDHFSDYSDQVIATTSAMPVPSLSAATNITVDGFTANWQAIDYGPTDGYILVVNKDGEATQEINVGNVTAYPITGLEQSSTYYYTVKGVHNGHASAERLPKVDVMTSAVLAPAVSSPAETTYTSVKIEWTKNTGNSGEETGFLVKYGLASDLSDASVVNLDGNILTYSVEGLKQNETYYFAVASIIGGQISEYSTTISGTTKEVPVPTGLSLGSETLTEFEVQWDHLAEATEGYILLIAEQSNFSNSTRYNPVVGATSQTVTGLSNNTLYYVKLRAKADGALSKFTASESTTTQALGTVGAPTVSTPDYTSATVSWSAAMNANSYTVQFSEDNSFASYQQLPVGNVTSANLTGLKSATQYWVRIMAVHLTEETVSASNNFTTATLGVPDLSFGTVTESSIAVSWATVTDATGYQLEWAKDINFTTDKQTVTLSENSRVVSGLEDHTTYYFRARALKDGDVVSAYGTPKSQQTNQLPAPTGLAMSADNDNAGDRQVSFGWNAVPGATSYMLRRYDQTGTTLIEEVTISVNNHTFNALPAASTYQFSVVAVGTNESQPSAMILYTTATI